A single Cannabis sativa cultivar Pink pepper isolate KNU-18-1 chromosome 7, ASM2916894v1, whole genome shotgun sequence DNA region contains:
- the LOC133039753 gene encoding uncharacterized protein LOC133039753, protein MYPMNMPNFDFKPGIIQLLPTFHGMENESPYVHIQAFEEVVATFNNQADIINLVRLKFFPFSLKDKAKSWLYSLRPRSIGTWDEMTKAFFSKFFPPHKTSSLKRQISTFTQKDHETFHQVWERFKDLMGQCPHHGYKSWRLVSYFYDGLTADKRQFVQMMCNGDFLQKDPEEALEYLEEISKKSYTWSAPSPTDKPRTAGVYQLKEEDSVKAQLEALKKQFEAFKTQEGKALQMAAKVEKQEPCFICGGTDHQPQECPSLSMLRGGDEEQCNALGDYKKPYNAYSNTYNPGWRKHPNFSWKDTSQNQASGSQWRPDQQKNSLESSMKILAESQLEFRTYFTQVIEELKDIKIQITKLNDSSVIQERGKLPAQPLITPKGQHMAQTSAPSESNLKGVNAITTRCGQSTVSPLPKTTSVPMPAPDVDVPQNLPVKQVPAYAKVIKDLCTIKRKHHVKKTAFLAKQASAVIDCKTPLKYKDPGCPTISCQIGEQEFGQALLDLGASVNLMPYSIYLQLGLGELKPTSVVLQLADRSVKKPQGIVEDVLIQIDKFYYPVDFLILDTQSEVNLESKIPIILGRPFLATANALINCRNGLMKISFGNMTLEVNVFNIGKQPPDNDECFQSFLIDTLISEEVEAQYTSTHLNDLFEISEIFESGNTEINPKVINQLPTKRTMFWNPIFEGLPQDRETPKPSTVQAPQPNLAQLPKELKHVFLGANNTFPVIISSTLNATQEQ, encoded by the exons ATGTATCCCATGAATATGCCCAACTTCGATTTCAAACCTGGCATTATTCAACTTTTACCAACCTTTCATGGTATGGAAAATGAGAGTCCATATGTGCATATTCAGGCCTTCGAAGAGGTGGTGGCCACATTCAACAACCAAGCTGACATCATTAACTTGGTGAGATTGAAGTTCTTTCCTTTCTCACTCAAGGATAAAGCCAAAAGCTGGTTGTATTCCTTAAGGCCAAGGTCTATTGGGACTTGGGACGAAATGACAAAAGcatttttctctaaatttttcCCACCCCATAAGACTAGCAGCCTTAAGAGGCAAATCTCTACCTTCACCCAAAAGGACCATGAAACGTTTCATCAGgtctgggagaggtttaaagatttgATGGGCCAGTGCCCACATCATGGATACAAAAGTTGGCGTCTTGTCAGCTATTTCTACGACGGTCTCACAGCCGACAAAAGACAATTCGTACAAATGATGTGCAATGGCGACTTCCTACAGAAAGATCCCGAAGAAGCTTTGGAATATCTTGaagaaatttctaaaaaatcaTACACATGGAGTGCGCCAAGTCCTACAGACAAGCCACGAACAGCCGGAGTCTACCAATTGAAGGAGGAGGACAGTGTGAAAGCTCAACTTGAAGCTTTGAAAAAACAATTTGAGgctttcaaaactcaagaaggTAAAGCACTCCAGATGGCTGCAAAAGTGGAAAAGCAAGAACCATGCTTCATTTGTGGAGGGACTGATCATCAACCACAAGAGTGCCCTAGTCTTAGTATGTTAAGGGGAGGAGATGAGGAACAGTGTAATGCCTTAGGGGATTACAAGAAGCCTTATAATGCCTACTCCAACACATACAATCCTGGTTGGCGTAAACATCCCAATTTCAGTTGGAAGGATACAAGTCAAAATCAAGCATCTGGGAGCCAATGGAGGCCTGATCAACAAAAGAATTCTCTTGAGAGTTCCATGAAAATTCTCGCAGAATCTCAACTAGAGTTCAGGACTTATTTCACTCAGGTGATAGAGGAATTGAAGGACATAAAGATTCAAATAACAAAGTTAAATGATTCTTCAGTCATTCAAGAGCGTGGTAAGCTTCCCGCTCAGCCTCTAATCACTCCCAAAGGGCAACATATGGCACAAACCTCCGCTCCTTCAGAGTCTAATCTCAAAGGGGTTAATGCTATTACTACCCGATGTGGTCAAAGTACGGTATCACCATTACCTAAGACCACTAGTGTACCAATGCCCGCTCCAGATGTTGATGTGCCACAGAACCTTCCAGTAAAG CAAGTACCGGCTTATGCCAAAGTTATCAAGGATCTATGCACTATCAAAAGGAAGCACCATGTCAAGAAAACTGCATTCTTGGCAAAACAAGCTAGTGCGGTGATCGACTGCAAGACACCGCTTAAATACAAAGATCCTGGTTGTCCCACCATTTCATGTCAAATAGGGGAACAGGAATTTGGCCAAGCCCTCCTGGACTTAGGTGCAAGTGTAAATCTCATGCCTTATTCCATATACTTGCAACTAGGCCTAGGAGAACTTAAGCCCACATCTGTGGTGCTACAATTAGCCGATCGATCAGTTAAGAAACCTCAAGGAATAGTTGAAGATGTCTTGATTCAAATTGATAAATTCTATTACCCTGTGGATTTTCTCATCTTGGACACTCAATCTGAAGTCAACTTAGAGTCCAAAATTCCCATCATTCTCGGACGACCATTCCTCGCAACAGCAAATGCACTCATCAATTGTAGGAATGGTCTCATGAAAATCTCTTTTGGGAACATGACTCTAGAGGTGAATGTTTTCAACATTGGTAAACAACCACCTGATAATGATGAGTGTTTCCAATCATTTCTGATCGATACACTTATTTCAGAAGAGGTAGAAGCACAATACACTTCCACTCATCTCAATGACCTCTTTGAAATTTCTGAGATTTTTGAGTCGGGTAATACTGAAATCAACCCTAAAGTCATCAATCAATTACCTACCAAAAGAACCATGTTTTGGAATCCAATCTTCGAGGGACTTCCTCAAGATAGGGAAACACCAAAACCATCCACTGTACAAGCTCCTCAACCAAACTTGGCTCAACTTCCTAAGGAACTTAAGCATGTCTTCTTGGGAGCAAACAACACTTTCCCTGTCATCATATCCTCCACCCTTAATGCAACTCAAGAGCAATAA